In one Cystobacter fuscus DSM 2262 genomic region, the following are encoded:
- a CDS encoding kelch repeat-containing protein, whose amino-acid sequence MDKKRIVRGCVRGSLMVLALAGCGQKASSGERAPGAQSGLLAGSCEARPPVPPVFEPELEWAWTGSDVMPSHTNVMMAPVVVDTNGDGVPDVVFNSYAGENYISDGILRAVDGATGRELWAVTAQEHRVRGASSIAAGDLDGDGRVEICAVAQDSRGLLCFEHDGTFKFRTGGPGNNWGGPSLADLEGDGQVEIINGHAVFDHTGALKWLGTDGAGGTTNGPISFAVDIDQDGQLEVINDRAIYQSDGQPRCVNTDIGHGLAAVANFDADPQGEVVVVWSGFVTLMDDHCQSLWTMPIPGGGVGGTPNIADFDGDGQPEIGVAGTDRYTVFEADGQVKWTSTMRDHSSNRTGSSTFDFEGDGRSEIIYADEVRLRIYDGTTGAVRFEVPHSSCTAYEQPIVADVDGDHNAELLVAQNTTCGFGPFAGLRLYRDRKDGWVNTRRVWNQHAYSITHVNEDGTLPTHPATAWLSGFNSFRSNSQGSPGTSAFAAPDVRISELTATCDATTWALTLQARVRNTGDAAASAGLRVAFYQGAPASGGQLLGVATLPQSLPPAGEASATLKLATAPDPSARLWAVADDDGTPGAGRELECDEGNNAASSDMSPRCSPPPDTAWVRRGDLLLPRLMHTAALLADGRVLVAGGFNRTAEVYEPLGATWSATGSTLTAHRGHAMTRLADGRVLLVGGSTRAHAELYVPALGEWRAAGLLHKLRYHPTATLLPDGRVLVVGGATSEDGDELLGSSELYDPAHDTWSLTGTLGTARMRHTATLLPDGRVLVVGGMDGSGNPLASAEVFDPATGSFSPVSATRVGHGVHTATRLTDGRVLVVGGLGSGVPSAASAELYDSTTDTWTTTGPVRTPRRAHSATLLPGGEVLVAGGYHPSTGILTAAELFDPVSGTWSDTVPLNVDRYGHTATLLGDGTVLAVGGVSNHDSASTESYSP is encoded by the coding sequence ATGGACAAGAAGAGGATCGTCCGCGGGTGTGTCCGCGGGAGCCTGATGGTGTTGGCGTTGGCCGGCTGCGGGCAGAAGGCCTCGAGTGGCGAGAGAGCACCCGGTGCCCAGAGCGGACTGCTCGCGGGAAGCTGTGAGGCGAGGCCCCCCGTGCCCCCTGTCTTCGAGCCCGAGCTGGAGTGGGCCTGGACGGGCAGTGACGTCATGCCCTCGCACACCAACGTGATGATGGCGCCCGTGGTGGTGGACACCAACGGGGATGGCGTTCCGGACGTCGTCTTCAACTCCTACGCGGGAGAGAACTACATCAGCGATGGCATCCTGCGCGCGGTGGATGGCGCCACGGGCCGGGAGTTGTGGGCGGTGACGGCGCAGGAGCACCGGGTGCGCGGCGCGTCGAGCATCGCGGCGGGTGACCTGGATGGGGACGGGCGGGTGGAGATCTGCGCCGTGGCCCAGGACAGCCGGGGCCTCTTGTGCTTCGAGCACGACGGCACCTTCAAGTTCCGCACGGGGGGGCCGGGCAACAACTGGGGGGGCCCGTCGCTGGCGGACCTCGAGGGAGACGGGCAGGTGGAGATCATCAACGGCCATGCCGTCTTCGATCACACGGGAGCGCTCAAGTGGTTGGGCACCGACGGCGCGGGCGGCACCACCAACGGCCCGATCTCCTTCGCGGTGGACATCGATCAGGACGGGCAGCTCGAGGTGATCAACGACCGGGCCATCTACCAGTCCGACGGGCAGCCGCGGTGCGTGAACACCGACATCGGCCATGGGCTCGCGGCGGTGGCCAACTTCGACGCCGATCCCCAGGGAGAGGTGGTGGTGGTGTGGAGCGGCTTCGTGACGTTGATGGATGACCACTGCCAGTCCCTGTGGACCATGCCCATTCCGGGGGGCGGCGTGGGTGGCACGCCCAACATCGCGGACTTCGACGGGGACGGCCAGCCGGAGATCGGCGTCGCGGGCACGGATCGCTACACCGTCTTCGAGGCGGACGGCCAGGTGAAGTGGACGAGCACCATGCGCGATCACAGCTCCAACCGCACGGGCTCGTCCACCTTCGACTTCGAGGGGGATGGGCGCTCGGAGATCATCTACGCGGACGAGGTGCGGCTGCGCATCTACGACGGCACCACCGGCGCGGTGCGCTTCGAGGTGCCCCACAGCTCCTGCACCGCCTACGAGCAGCCCATCGTCGCCGACGTGGATGGAGACCACAACGCCGAGCTGCTCGTGGCGCAGAACACCACCTGTGGCTTCGGCCCGTTCGCGGGCCTGCGCTTGTACCGGGACAGGAAGGACGGGTGGGTGAACACCCGGCGCGTCTGGAACCAGCACGCCTACTCCATCACCCACGTGAACGAGGATGGCACCCTGCCCACCCACCCCGCCACCGCCTGGTTGAGCGGCTTCAATTCCTTTCGTTCCAACAGCCAGGGCAGCCCCGGCACGTCCGCCTTCGCGGCGCCCGATGTGAGGATTTCGGAGCTCACCGCCACGTGTGACGCCACCACCTGGGCGCTGACGCTCCAGGCCCGCGTGCGCAACACGGGGGACGCGGCGGCCTCGGCCGGGCTGAGGGTGGCCTTCTACCAGGGAGCTCCCGCCTCGGGTGGCCAGTTGCTGGGAGTCGCCACGCTGCCCCAGTCCCTGCCCCCGGCGGGCGAGGCGAGCGCCACGTTGAAGCTCGCCACCGCTCCAGACCCGAGCGCCCGGCTCTGGGCCGTGGCCGATGACGACGGCACTCCGGGGGCGGGCCGCGAGCTGGAGTGCGACGAGGGCAACAACGCCGCCTCCTCGGACATGAGCCCGCGGTGCTCGCCTCCCCCGGACACGGCGTGGGTGCGCCGCGGCGACCTGCTCCTGCCCCGGCTGATGCACACCGCGGCCCTCCTCGCGGATGGCCGGGTGCTGGTGGCCGGAGGCTTCAACCGCACGGCGGAGGTGTACGAGCCCCTCGGCGCGACCTGGTCGGCCACCGGAAGCACCCTCACCGCGCATCGCGGCCACGCCATGACCCGGCTGGCCGATGGCCGGGTGCTGCTCGTGGGCGGCTCCACCCGCGCCCACGCCGAGCTGTATGTCCCGGCGCTCGGCGAGTGGAGGGCGGCGGGACTTCTCCACAAGTTGCGCTACCACCCCACGGCCACGCTCCTGCCCGATGGCCGGGTGCTCGTGGTGGGCGGCGCCACCTCCGAGGACGGTGACGAGCTGCTGGGCTCCAGCGAGCTGTACGACCCCGCCCACGACACCTGGTCGCTCACGGGCACGCTGGGCACGGCGCGCATGCGGCACACGGCGACGCTCCTGCCCGACGGCCGGGTGCTCGTGGTCGGCGGCATGGACGGCTCGGGCAACCCCCTGGCCTCGGCCGAGGTGTTCGACCCCGCCACGGGGAGCTTCTCGCCCGTGAGCGCCACCCGGGTGGGCCACGGCGTGCATACCGCCACGCGGCTCACCGATGGCCGGGTGCTCGTGGTGGGCGGCCTCGGCTCCGGCGTCCCGTCCGCCGCGAGCGCCGAGCTGTACGACTCCACCACGGACACCTGGACGACCACGGGCCCGGTGCGCACGCCCCGCCGCGCGCACTCGGCCACGCTCCTGCCCGGCGGCGAGGTGCTCGTGGCGGGCGGCTACCACCCCTCCACGGGCATCCTCACCGCCGCGGAACTCTTCGATCCCGTCAGCGGCACCTGGAGCGACACGGTCCCCCTGAACGTGGACCGCTACGGCCACACCGCCACGCTCCTGGGCGATGGCACGGTGCTCGCGGTGGGAGGCGTGAGCAACCACGACTCCGCCTCCACCGAGTCCTACTCCCCCTGA
- a CDS encoding winged helix-turn-helix domain-containing protein: MPKTTPPAVTLPAEEARAFLVSHLALAAPVHPPGAEGVRALLRHLRHIQLDPLDVIGTNADLVALARVDGLVRGDVYRHLYPGHAFEHWAKERCLLPAYAFPHYRERSLEAPWWRHTTRLERLPASVLGSVLEELEAHGPLTAAELTDHGAVEPLDWSGWKGTAKASTMALEVLWTRCDIVVCGRTPGGKRYDVPHRALPEVARASPGYTTEEGFLRWALGERVEAAGLLSRAAGAHWSMLSPVRGSALPETLVREGVLEEVVLPGAPRRYLAPAGFRSRPVTAPDERMRIVGPLDPLLWDRALVKQLFGFEYVWEVYKPGEQRRWGWYVCPLLHRGQLVGRLEARVKEDVLYVEKLWREKGVKLDDAALDEALARHARACGARKIRRPRARVG, translated from the coding sequence GTGCCGAAGACGACTCCTCCCGCCGTGACGCTGCCCGCCGAGGAGGCGCGCGCGTTCCTCGTCAGCCACCTCGCCCTCGCCGCGCCCGTGCATCCCCCGGGGGCCGAGGGCGTGCGCGCGCTCTTGCGCCACTTGCGCCACATCCAGTTGGATCCCCTCGACGTCATCGGCACCAACGCGGACCTGGTGGCGCTCGCGCGGGTGGACGGCCTCGTGCGGGGGGACGTGTACCGCCACCTCTACCCGGGCCATGCCTTCGAGCATTGGGCGAAGGAGCGCTGCCTGCTGCCCGCGTATGCTTTTCCCCACTACCGCGAGCGCTCCCTGGAGGCGCCGTGGTGGAGGCACACCACGCGGCTCGAGCGGCTGCCCGCGTCCGTGCTGGGCTCCGTGCTGGAGGAACTGGAGGCGCATGGCCCGCTGACGGCCGCGGAGCTCACCGACCACGGCGCGGTGGAGCCCCTCGACTGGAGTGGGTGGAAGGGAACGGCGAAGGCCTCCACCATGGCGCTCGAGGTGCTGTGGACGCGCTGTGACATCGTCGTGTGCGGCCGGACTCCCGGGGGCAAGCGCTACGACGTGCCGCACCGGGCCCTGCCGGAGGTGGCGCGGGCGTCGCCGGGGTACACCACGGAGGAGGGCTTCCTGCGCTGGGCGCTCGGCGAGCGCGTGGAGGCGGCGGGCCTCTTGTCGCGCGCGGCGGGGGCGCACTGGTCCATGCTGTCCCCGGTGAGAGGCTCGGCCTTGCCGGAGACGCTGGTGCGCGAGGGCGTGCTGGAAGAGGTGGTGTTGCCTGGAGCACCGCGGCGCTACCTGGCTCCGGCGGGCTTCCGCTCCCGGCCGGTGACGGCGCCGGACGAGCGGATGCGGATAGTGGGCCCGTTGGATCCGCTGCTGTGGGACCGGGCACTGGTGAAGCAGCTCTTCGGCTTCGAGTACGTCTGGGAGGTGTACAAACCCGGGGAGCAGCGGCGGTGGGGCTGGTACGTGTGCCCGCTGCTTCACCGTGGACAACTTGTGGGCAGGTTGGAAGCGCGCGTGAAGGAGGACGTGCTGTATGTGGAGAAGTTGTGGAGGGAGAAGGGCGTGAAGCTGGACGACGCGGCGCTCGACGAGGCCCTGGCGCGGCATGCCCGGGCGTGCGGCGCGCGGAAGATCCGCCGGCCCCGGGCGCGGGTCGGGTGA
- a CDS encoding alpha/beta hydrolase, whose product MKMTWTWRSLANTALVVIALGLFLVQGEPALAAGWNCQNNRIPVALAPDLPRNQQVFARLCLPEGPRPATVQLLVHGATYTHLYWDFPDPTGGTRRYSYVNAALEAGFATLAMDRIGSGASSHPPGELVTIEANAYVVHQVVQALRAGRVWGPRGALGFEKVVLVGHSYGSFTSWYEATDYQDVDAVILSGASHTPVPSGIENFERSLHPVEADPILSGRGYDSTYLTTMPGTREAVFYLPSRADPAVIALDERTKSTVTLAELSAVPAIFARPLDIRVPVLLVNGTEDRIFCGPTPSGICSDARTLIAAETPRLGPRVPCVEARVLPGEGHMLNLIPDAPRWFAVAQEWATRIVGADPGPAPGCAP is encoded by the coding sequence ATGAAGATGACGTGGACGTGGCGCTCGCTCGCCAACACGGCTCTGGTTGTGATTGCGCTGGGATTGTTTCTTGTGCAGGGAGAGCCGGCGCTCGCGGCCGGATGGAATTGCCAGAACAACCGCATTCCGGTGGCGCTCGCGCCAGATCTGCCCAGGAATCAGCAGGTGTTCGCACGTCTGTGCTTGCCAGAGGGCCCCCGCCCCGCCACGGTGCAGCTGCTCGTGCACGGCGCCACGTATACCCATCTGTATTGGGATTTCCCGGACCCCACCGGTGGCACCCGGCGCTACTCCTACGTGAACGCGGCGCTGGAGGCGGGCTTCGCCACCCTGGCCATGGATCGCATTGGCAGCGGAGCGAGCTCCCACCCTCCGGGCGAGCTCGTCACCATCGAGGCCAACGCGTACGTCGTCCATCAGGTGGTCCAGGCGCTGCGCGCGGGCAGGGTGTGGGGACCCAGGGGCGCGCTCGGCTTCGAGAAGGTGGTGCTCGTCGGCCACTCCTACGGCTCCTTCACCTCCTGGTATGAGGCGACCGACTACCAGGATGTCGATGCCGTCATCCTCAGTGGCGCGAGCCATACCCCCGTGCCCTCTGGTATCGAGAATTTCGAAAGGTCCCTGCATCCCGTCGAGGCGGATCCGATCCTCTCTGGCAGAGGCTATGATTCGACGTACCTGACCACCATGCCCGGCACGCGCGAGGCCGTGTTCTATCTCCCGAGCCGGGCCGACCCCGCGGTGATTGCCCTCGACGAGCGGACCAAGAGCACGGTGACGCTCGCCGAATTGTCCGCCGTGCCCGCCATCTTCGCGCGCCCGCTGGACATCCGCGTCCCGGTGTTGCTCGTCAATGGCACCGAGGACAGGATCTTCTGTGGTCCCACTCCCAGCGGCATCTGCTCGGATGCTCGGACATTGATCGCCGCCGAGACGCCCCGGCTCGGTCCACGGGTGCCGTGTGTCGAGGCGCGGGTGTTGCCCGGAGAGGGTCATATGCTCAACCTCATTCCAGACGCGCCCCGGTGGTTCGCCGTGGCCCAGGAGTGGGCCACGCGGATCGTGGGAGCGGATCCGGGCCCCGCGCCCGGCTGCGCGCCGTGA
- a CDS encoding alpha/beta fold hydrolase produces the protein MTPHLLFLPGASGAASFWHPLGALLPASWRKTYLNWPGLGHEPHEPVIQKLDDAVAHAASGLEEPSVVVAQSMGGLVAVRLALAHPERISHLVLVATSGGIDVTSLGGSDWRSAYRAEYPRAADWILSERTDLTAELHQISIPTLLLWGDADPISPVGVGRRLEQLLPRARMRVLAGGDHMFARDRAAEIVAWVTAHLHT, from the coding sequence ATGACCCCCCATCTTCTGTTCCTGCCCGGTGCCAGTGGTGCCGCGTCCTTCTGGCATCCGCTCGGCGCGCTGCTGCCGGCGAGCTGGCGTAAGACCTACCTGAACTGGCCAGGCCTCGGCCACGAGCCGCATGAGCCTGTCATCCAGAAGCTCGATGACGCGGTTGCCCATGCCGCCAGCGGGCTGGAAGAGCCGAGCGTGGTCGTGGCCCAATCCATGGGCGGCCTTGTCGCCGTGCGGCTGGCGCTCGCCCATCCAGAGCGGATCAGCCATCTGGTCCTGGTGGCCACCTCCGGCGGCATCGATGTCACGAGCCTGGGTGGCAGTGATTGGCGGAGTGCCTACCGCGCGGAGTATCCAAGGGCGGCGGACTGGATCCTGTCCGAGCGGACGGATCTCACCGCGGAACTCCACCAGATCTCCATCCCGACGTTGCTCCTCTGGGGCGATGCCGATCCGATCAGCCCCGTGGGGGTCGGTCGCCGTCTCGAGCAATTGCTGCCCAGGGCTCGGATGCGGGTGCTCGCTGGTGGAGACCACATGTTCGCCCGAGACCGCGCCGCCGAGATCGTGGCGTGGGTCACGGCGCATCTCCACACCTGA
- a CDS encoding protein kinase domain-containing protein: MSRRLIASRYSLEHNLGGGGMGAIWVALDSQLQRRVAVKLMAPHFVASPSARYQFEQEAKAVARLHNPHVVQIHDYGVDQDLPYIVMELLEGEDLETRLGRQGRLALAVVSSLLNQVAKALASAHAAGIIHRDLKPANLFLARVDTEEVVKVLDFGLARLGTSGPVAMKPPREVMGTPRYMSPEQLLGGAGIDHRSDLWSLAVVAYRALTGCFPFRDEAPGALLSRGAPLVSEPPSSVLPELGKEVDAFFKRALETDPTRRFQSAREMAAAFAALVDQRRSSRAAKILVIDDEPDVELLMKQRFRKQIRESLYEFVFACDGEDALEKLRQHPDTDVVLSDLNMPRMDGLTFLSRVGEVNPLVKVIIVSAYSDMNNIRVAMNRGAFDFLVKPIDFQDLEATISKTIQYVKKSRQMLHSMEENLLFRMFVHSGIIDRALPLLRGPDVVLGERVEATVAFIDVKDFTQVARQEQPDAAIRRLNANFEVIVPELLARGGVVDKFVGDAVMAVFRDAGHLERALVACLAARDQLRTMASRYGEHSPYVHGASIGLDSGELLSGSIGAKGLGRLDYTVLGDVVNTAARLVSSADRDQILIPDSLRQQVEGSFECVGAGERRLPGTKEPVTVYDVRHYKKKEKEGVSTSESTASVLIGNDQQLPPSRASGGG; this comes from the coding sequence ATGTCCAGACGCCTGATTGCTAGCAGGTATAGCTTGGAGCACAACCTGGGAGGTGGTGGCATGGGGGCCATCTGGGTGGCTCTGGACTCGCAACTCCAGCGGCGGGTCGCGGTCAAGCTGATGGCCCCGCACTTCGTCGCCTCACCCTCGGCCCGCTACCAGTTCGAGCAGGAAGCGAAGGCCGTGGCCCGGCTGCACAATCCGCACGTGGTGCAGATCCACGATTATGGCGTCGATCAGGACCTGCCCTACATCGTGATGGAACTGCTCGAGGGAGAGGATCTCGAGACCCGCCTCGGCCGACAGGGTCGGCTCGCGTTGGCGGTGGTCTCCTCCCTGCTCAACCAGGTAGCCAAGGCCCTGGCCTCCGCGCATGCGGCGGGCATCATCCACCGGGATCTCAAGCCCGCCAACCTCTTCCTGGCCCGGGTCGACACCGAGGAAGTGGTGAAGGTGCTCGACTTCGGACTGGCGCGGCTGGGCACCAGCGGCCCGGTCGCGATGAAGCCGCCCCGGGAGGTGATGGGGACGCCGCGCTACATGAGCCCCGAGCAGCTGTTGGGGGGAGCCGGCATCGACCACCGCAGTGATCTCTGGTCGCTCGCGGTGGTGGCCTACCGGGCGCTCACCGGTTGTTTTCCCTTTCGCGATGAGGCCCCCGGCGCGCTCCTCTCCCGGGGGGCCCCCCTTGTCTCCGAGCCTCCCTCGAGCGTCCTGCCCGAGCTGGGCAAGGAGGTGGATGCCTTCTTCAAACGCGCCCTGGAAACGGATCCCACGCGCCGCTTCCAATCCGCCCGGGAGATGGCGGCGGCGTTCGCCGCGCTGGTGGATCAGCGCCGCTCCTCCCGGGCGGCGAAGATCCTGGTCATCGATGACGAGCCGGATGTGGAGCTGCTGATGAAGCAGCGCTTCCGCAAGCAGATCCGCGAGTCGCTCTACGAGTTCGTCTTCGCCTGCGATGGCGAGGACGCCCTGGAGAAGCTGCGCCAGCATCCCGACACGGATGTCGTGCTCTCCGACCTCAACATGCCGCGGATGGACGGGCTCACGTTCCTCTCGCGGGTGGGAGAGGTCAATCCGCTCGTCAAGGTCATCATCGTCTCCGCCTACAGCGACATGAACAACATCCGGGTGGCGATGAATCGCGGTGCGTTCGATTTCCTCGTCAAGCCCATCGACTTCCAGGATCTCGAGGCGACGATCAGCAAGACGATCCAGTACGTGAAGAAGTCCCGTCAGATGCTGCACTCCATGGAGGAGAACCTCCTGTTCCGGATGTTCGTCCACAGCGGCATCATCGATCGGGCGCTGCCCCTGCTGCGTGGCCCCGACGTGGTGTTGGGAGAGCGGGTGGAGGCGACGGTGGCCTTCATCGACGTGAAGGACTTCACGCAGGTCGCGCGCCAGGAGCAGCCCGACGCCGCCATCCGCAGGTTGAACGCCAACTTCGAGGTCATCGTCCCCGAGCTGCTCGCCCGGGGGGGCGTGGTGGACAAGTTCGTGGGCGACGCGGTGATGGCCGTGTTCCGCGACGCGGGGCACCTCGAGCGGGCGCTGGTGGCCTGCCTGGCGGCGCGCGACCAGCTGCGCACGATGGCCTCGCGCTATGGCGAACACTCCCCGTATGTCCATGGGGCCAGCATCGGTCTGGACTCGGGGGAGTTGCTCTCCGGCAGCATTGGCGCCAAGGGGCTGGGCCGGTTGGATTACACGGTGCTCGGGGACGTGGTGAACACCGCGGCGCGACTGGTCTCATCGGCCGACCGGGATCAGATCCTCATCCCAGACAGCCTTCGCCAGCAGGTGGAGGGCAGCTTCGAGTGCGTGGGGGCCGGCGAGAGAAGGCTGCCTGGAACGAAGGAGCCGGTGACCGTCTACGACGTGCGCCACTACAAGAAGAAGGAGAAGGAGGGGGTGTCCACCTCGGAGTCGACCGCTTCCGTCCTGATCGGTAATGACCAGCAGTTGCCTCCTTCGCGGGCCAGTGGTGGGGGGTAG
- a CDS encoding cytochrome P450 — translation MMNLLSDEMRRDPYPAYDRARDVSPVLHEPSADVWMIFDHEGVKRALHEHETFSSVVSPPDNKTSRWLVFTDAPRHTKLRALIMRAFTPRAVGNLEPRIQEWSHQLLDGPLERGSMELVEELAVPLPLRVITQMFGAPQEDLPRFKHWSEVIMALSYFLAGGAEAERAGREFREVTDEMQAYLAELIAQRRAEPREDLLTQLVAAEVDGERLTEEDLLGFFQLLLSAGHETTTNLISNALLCLLEHPEQLARLRADPGLLPLAIEEVLRYRSPVQTMFRVTTRDVPLHGQVIPAGKLVMPMIGSANRDPRKFPDAHRFDITRDPNSHLAFGHGIHFCIGAPLSRLEARIALGVFLERVKHFELASDTPWEPRRAIHVHGPVRLPLRVAGAE, via the coding sequence ATGATGAACCTTCTGTCCGATGAAATGCGCCGCGACCCTTATCCCGCGTATGACCGGGCACGCGACGTCTCTCCCGTGCTTCACGAGCCGAGCGCGGATGTGTGGATGATTTTCGACCACGAGGGCGTCAAGCGCGCGCTCCACGAGCACGAGACCTTCAGCTCGGTCGTGTCACCGCCGGACAACAAGACTTCCCGTTGGCTCGTCTTCACCGATGCGCCACGCCACACGAAGCTGCGTGCCCTCATCATGCGAGCCTTCACCCCGCGCGCCGTGGGCAACCTCGAGCCGCGCATCCAGGAGTGGTCTCATCAGCTCCTGGACGGGCCACTCGAGCGGGGGAGCATGGAGCTCGTCGAGGAGCTGGCGGTCCCCCTGCCGCTGAGGGTGATCACCCAGATGTTCGGCGCGCCCCAGGAGGATCTGCCACGGTTCAAGCACTGGAGTGAGGTGATCATGGCCTTGAGCTACTTCCTCGCGGGAGGAGCGGAGGCGGAGCGGGCGGGGCGGGAGTTCCGCGAGGTGACGGACGAGATGCAAGCGTATCTCGCGGAGCTGATTGCCCAGCGGCGGGCGGAGCCGAGGGAGGATCTGCTCACCCAGCTCGTGGCGGCCGAGGTGGATGGCGAGCGGCTGACGGAGGAGGATCTCCTCGGCTTCTTCCAGTTGCTGCTGTCGGCGGGGCACGAGACGACGACGAACCTGATCAGCAACGCCCTGCTCTGCCTGCTCGAGCATCCGGAGCAGCTCGCCCGGCTCCGGGCGGACCCGGGCCTGTTGCCCCTGGCGATCGAGGAGGTGCTGCGCTACCGCTCGCCCGTCCAGACGATGTTCCGCGTGACGACGCGGGACGTGCCGCTGCACGGCCAGGTGATTCCCGCCGGCAAGCTGGTGATGCCGATGATTGGTTCGGCGAACCGGGACCCGCGGAAGTTCCCCGACGCCCACCGCTTCGACATCACGCGAGATCCCAACTCCCACCTCGCGTTTGGCCATGGCATCCACTTCTGCATCGGGGCACCGTTGTCACGGCTGGAGGCGCGAATCGCCCTGGGCGTGTTCCTCGAGCGGGTGAAACACTTCGAACTCGCGAGCGACACACCCTGGGAGCCGCGCCGGGCCATCCACGTGCACGGTCCCGTCCGTCTGCCCTTGAGGGTCGCGGGAGCTGAATGA
- a CDS encoding AraC family transcriptional regulator codes for MERLNESRIGALITDAYAVRASTGVASTLHAQHGAAILIGLDAHVTVMEPGRGTVSGRVVVVPPHVRHATSSPGPTLALLYDPQAAPHIADYSRLRGGAFALESYLARRLEDVSASHGAWLTRAEVLDGLARESATWLAREMPRRRPDTRVALVLEALKDPSADPRLVLARTGLSRAHLRALFVREVGMPMRTYQLWRRLLVALGAFARLDATSAAHFAGFADLAHFSRTCRRMLGYSPTTLRGQLLREEGARLNSRGAPRPGGARPAR; via the coding sequence ATGGAGCGCTTGAACGAATCGCGGATCGGAGCCCTCATCACCGACGCCTACGCGGTGCGCGCCTCCACCGGCGTGGCGTCGACGCTCCACGCGCAGCACGGCGCGGCGATCCTCATCGGACTGGACGCCCACGTGACCGTCATGGAACCGGGACGCGGGACGGTGAGTGGGCGCGTGGTGGTGGTGCCTCCCCATGTGCGGCACGCCACCTCGAGCCCCGGACCCACGCTCGCGCTTCTTTATGATCCCCAGGCGGCGCCGCACATCGCCGACTACTCACGCCTGCGTGGAGGGGCCTTCGCGCTCGAGTCCTACCTCGCGCGGCGGCTCGAGGACGTCTCGGCCTCGCATGGCGCGTGGCTGACGCGCGCGGAGGTGCTCGACGGCCTCGCTCGGGAGTCGGCGACGTGGCTCGCCCGGGAAATGCCCCGCCGCCGGCCCGATACCCGCGTGGCCCTTGTTCTCGAGGCCCTGAAGGATCCGTCCGCCGACCCGCGCCTCGTCCTCGCGCGCACGGGCCTGTCCCGGGCGCACCTCCGGGCGCTGTTCGTGCGTGAGGTGGGCATGCCCATGCGGACCTACCAACTCTGGCGCCGGCTGCTCGTCGCGCTGGGGGCCTTCGCGCGCCTGGACGCCACGAGCGCCGCCCACTTCGCGGGCTTCGCCGACCTCGCCCACTTCTCGCGCACCTGCCGCCGCATGCTGGGCTACTCGCCCACCACGCTGCGAGGGCAGCTCCTCCGGGAGGAGGGTGCCCGGCTCAACTCGCGCGGCGCTCCTCGCCCCGGCGGCGCACGGCCCGCCAGGTGA
- a CDS encoding glucose 1-dehydrogenase — MKAVAVFLKDRKVKVIDVPEPRLGSPTQVRVRTLEVGVCGTDREVARGEHGAAPKGEDYLIVGHECLGEVVEVGEAVKDLKPGDLVVPRVRRPCPSEQCTPCREGHTDFCVTGEYTERGIQGAHGFCAEFFVEDARYLHRVPRELREVAVLTEPLTIAEKSLRQVRLIQQRVPFKGERASHAVVLGAGPVGLLGAMALVRAGYQTTMYSHSPKPNSKAELSEAVGVPYVSSEEHPVKELVKQRGKADVVYEAAGVASAAFELLEGLAPNGVFVFTGVPPSETQKVDEGALMKRVVLDNQVLLGTVNAAAEDFDAALEDLFHFQSRWRGPLESLITARHPPEDYAEVVDGDKKSGVKDVIAFSRG; from the coding sequence ATGAAGGCGGTAGCGGTGTTCCTCAAGGACCGGAAGGTGAAGGTCATCGACGTGCCCGAGCCGCGGCTGGGCTCGCCCACCCAGGTGCGGGTGCGCACGCTGGAAGTGGGGGTGTGCGGCACGGACCGGGAGGTGGCGCGGGGCGAGCATGGCGCGGCCCCCAAGGGAGAGGACTACCTCATCGTCGGCCACGAGTGTCTGGGCGAGGTGGTGGAGGTGGGCGAGGCGGTGAAGGATTTGAAGCCCGGGGATCTGGTGGTGCCGCGGGTGCGCCGGCCCTGTCCGAGCGAGCAGTGCACGCCGTGCCGCGAGGGCCACACGGACTTCTGCGTGACGGGGGAGTACACGGAGCGGGGCATTCAGGGCGCGCACGGCTTCTGCGCGGAGTTCTTCGTGGAGGACGCGCGCTACCTGCACCGGGTGCCGCGCGAGCTGCGCGAGGTGGCGGTGCTCACCGAGCCGCTGACCATCGCGGAGAAGAGCCTGCGCCAGGTGAGGCTCATCCAGCAGCGGGTGCCCTTCAAGGGCGAGCGGGCCTCGCACGCGGTGGTGCTGGGCGCGGGGCCGGTGGGACTGCTCGGGGCCATGGCGCTCGTGCGCGCGGGCTACCAGACGACCATGTACTCGCACTCCCCCAAGCCCAACAGCAAGGCGGAGCTGAGCGAGGCGGTGGGCGTGCCCTACGTGTCCTCCGAGGAGCACCCCGTGAAGGAGCTGGTGAAGCAGCGGGGGAAGGCGGACGTGGTGTACGAGGCGGCGGGCGTGGCGAGCGCCGCCTTCGAGCTACTCGAGGGGCTCGCGCCCAACGGGGTGTTCGTCTTCACCGGCGTGCCCCCGAGCGAGACACAGAAGGTGGATGAGGGCGCGCTGATGAAGCGGGTGGTGCTCGACAACCAGGTGCTGCTCGGCACGGTGAACGCGGCGGCGGAGGATTTCGATGCGGCGCTCGAGGACCTGTTTCACTTCCAGAGCAGGTGGCGCGGGCCGCTCGAATCCCTCATCACCGCGCGCCATCCTCCCGAGGACTACGCCGAGGTGGTGGATGGTGACAAAAAGAGCGGCGTCAAGGACGTCATCGCCTTTTCCCGAGGGTGA